From Salmo salar chromosome ssa09, Ssal_v3.1, whole genome shotgun sequence:
GGCactcctgtgacatcgggtgctgtaggtgtcctggagggcaggtagtttgcgttgggctgggcagaccacaccaccctctggagagccctgcggttgcaggcggtgcagttgccataccaggcggtgatacagcccgacaggatgctatcaattgtgcatctgtaaaagtttgtgagggttttaggtgccaagcaaatttcttcagcctcctgaggttgaagaggcactgttgcgccttcttcagcaCACtgtctctgctgtttcctgaagtacacgatcatctcctttgttttgttgatgttgggtgagaggttattttcctggcaccactctcccagggtcctcacctcctccctgtctcgtcattgttggtaatcaagtctactactgttgtgtcgtctgcaaacttgatgattgagttggagtcgtgcatggctACGTggtcatgggtgaatagggaatacaggagggggctgagcacgcatccttgtggggccccagtgttgaggatcagcgaagtggaggtgttgtttcctaccttcaccacccgggggcggcctgtcaggaagtccagaacccaGTTTCACAGGGCTGGGTTCAGACCCAGGTCCTTAAGCTTatgatgaacttggagggtactatggtgttgaatgctgagctatagtcaatgaacagcattcttacataggtattcctcttgtccagatgggatagggcagtgtgcagtgtgatggcgattgcatcgtctgtggatctattggggcggtaagcaaattgaaatgggtctagggtgtcaggtaaggtggaggtgatatgatccttgactagtctctcaaagcacttcatgatgacagaagtgagtgctacggggcgatagttatttagttcagttacatttgctttcttgggtacaggaacaatggtggacatcttgaagcacgTGGGGACAACAGACGGAAAGGGAAAGATtgcatatgtctgtaaacactccagccagctggtctgcgcatgctctgaggacgtggctagggatgctgtctgggccagcagccttgcgagggttaacgtgtgtattgttttgtattttctaggtattactgcactgttgaagttgacacaagcatttcgctgcacctgcaataacatctgcaaatctgtgtacgcaaccaataaactttgatttgaaatgaGCGATGCGCTAGAATCACATGCCAGTGAGCCATCTCAAAGTCATTTGATGACAGCAAACCCATCATAAAGTATGAAATAGGCCAATATAAATGTAAAAGTCTGTTTTTATAGAATAATATGTTATGTAATGTCTGTTGTGGAACTGAAAACATCCTGTATTTTGAATATGGTTATGTAAGGGAGTAGTGTAAAGGGTGGGTATTTCTTATGTCCAGAACTGAGGGGCCAATTGTGCTCTAAAGAAAAGAAAAACTGaaggtatttgatcccttgctcaTAAAAAGGCAAGTGGGCTCGAgtcagtacaggagtcaggaAGTTACTATGGTGATAACATGTCAATAACACATCAGTGTGTGGGTCATAATGTTGATTTATCTGATTCTAAAATACAAATCATATATATCAGGTTCTCTCTATCTATCATACATTAACCAGCActgttcctctctttcccttcctccctccactaTGTTCTTTCTCTGGCAGCTGGAGCCATCTCCATACAGTCTCCTCAGCAGAGTCTGACCAGGCCTGTCCAACAGGATGTATTGTTCTCTGTAGACATCTCCTGTGTTGGGACTCCCACCATACAATGGACCTTTATGTCTGGCAGGGTGAGCAGAGACATTGGGGCCTGGCAACCTGGGGGGTTTACCAATGTATCAGAGGACTACATGGACAGAGTCCACACATACACTAATGGATCTATGGGACTGTCGGCCCTACGTATTCAGGACGCCGGCTTCTACGTGATCACTGTGACTGAACTGTCCGGGAGCAGCAAAGATGAAGGATTTGTCTTGAAGGTGGAAGGTGAGTGAATAGTGGGCGCAGGCCTGTATCACAATGTGGCATTTTGCTTTAGGCTACAGTGTTAGTGTTTCATCATAGCTGACATTTACAAGAACCCCTTTATGGAACTGTTTCCTTCTCAGTCCTGGAGATGGCTTCTGTAGCGGCCTTATGGTGTTAATGAACAGTATCTTTACAAGTAGTTCAGTACAAGTGACCTTCATTTCTGAGTAAGCTAGTTAGTGGAAGTGAGAATGAACATGGTGTGATCTCCCTCCTTGTCTTGTAGAGGTTCTGTATGAGGACCTCCAGTTCCTGGCAGTGTTTGCTGTAGGGCTGGCCTCCCTGGCTGGCTTCCTCATGGTCTCCATGTGGCTCATGGACAAAGCCTACTGCCGGATCAAGGCATGGAGACAGAGGAGGCAGATGCCAGGTAAATTATTTTAGAATGCTTTTTGGTGTAATAGATACATTTAGTAATTCAAAGACTCAAGTTTAACTGTTCTTGTGTGTACTCGGTTTGTGCGTCATTGAATGTCATGTTTTTCTCTCCAGAGAATGATTTAACTGACCTGCAACCTCTCTGATATGAAGATCTATGCAACAGCCAGATGACACTGCCCAACAACCACTCTGAGCTAAAATGAAAGACTAATGTTAAGCGTCCACAGCGTGTAAATTTCACCAGGTCACTGATTCCAGGAACAGATGAAGGATCGTCAACCTACGTGCCTCAAGACTAGCTGCATGTATTCTtttactatcacacacacacacacacacaacagctgaTATTAGTCCATGCTATTTTATGTAAGGAAACACACTGACAAGTGGAAAcaaattatatatttattttcacaGCTGAGTTTTTTTTACTGTAACAacatttgaaatatatatatatatatatttttttttttacatcgacACGGGTAAGTCAAATGTCCAAGCAATTCTACTAACATCAATGCATGATTTCCACAAAAgtggatcgagagagagagacctaaggACAGGGGGTGAGAGCAGCCATGAGAAGCTCCATCTTGTAGACAAAGTTGCGTCCCTCCATCTTACTCCAGTGGACCTCCTTGTAGGGCCCTCGCAGGTGGTTCCACTTCCCATCTTGGATGACGTCAGACTTGGGCAGCTCCTTGCTCTGGCTGCGTGGGAACTGGACCAGGACCTTACAGCCGCTCTCTGGACCATTACGCACTGGAGAAGATACATTCATTTGGACAAATGTTACCATTATCTTATACATTTCAGTCATTATATTAGTTTTCAGACTAAATTAGTTGTTTAAGGTGTATGACATCCAATAtgcctgattgattgattgattgaagacGGTACCTGAGATGGCGTACTCCCCGTTGGAGGAGGCGACGGTGATGGCCGAGGCATTTCCGATGCTCTCCACAGAGCCCAGGCCCACATGGTTACTGAAGCTCAGAACATGCCAACCCATCACCTTAGCTAGCTGCTGTACCGCATGGACCTGGTGCTGAGACATCTGTAGTACCAGGGGACAGACACAGGGGACACTGTTACTCACACTGGTTCTAACAGGCAGCTACAAAAAGGCTACATCAATACTTTGAAATTGATTTGAATAAAAGTTTCCCTGGAGCAATAAGCCAAGTGAAGAACTAGGTCTAGCAAATGTTATGCACTTCAGAAAATATAGGTGGCTTCTAGCTATACTTGAGTGTAATACAGGGTACATAAACA
This genomic window contains:
- the LOC106613066 gene encoding V-set and transmembrane domain-containing protein 5, which gives rise to MWPLRLWDAQEVAIFLSLTLYVCHLAGAISIQSPQQSLTRPVQQDVLFSVDISCVGTPTIQWTFMSGRVSRDIGAWQPGGFTNVSEDYMDRVHTYTNGSMGLSALRIQDAGFYVITVTELSGSSKDEGFVLKVEEVLYEDLQFLAVFAVGLASLAGFLMVSMWLMDKAYCRIKAWRQRRQMPENDLTDLQPL